From the genome of Chlorocebus sabaeus isolate Y175 chromosome 2, mChlSab1.0.hap1, whole genome shotgun sequence, one region includes:
- the LOC119618203 gene encoding signal-regulatory protein beta-1-like: MSYGFYPRNVTLKWFKNGKKLSSLQTHVVQLKNSNAYKVVSTTEVVPALDDLNSHVTCSVYHRSLHYPLHGKADLSETIIVPPKVSILQHPASNNKMNVTCQAEKFYPQDMQLTWLKDGSVSQRDETLTPTKGKDGLYSIQSSILVENSDHEEDTMLTCQVEQDGWQKITVKMTFWASAHLDRSQL, translated from the exons ATGTCCTACGGCTTCTATCCCAGAAATGTCACCCTGAAGTGGTTCAAAAATGGGAAGAAACTCTCATCCCTCCAGACCCATGTGGTTCAGTTAAAGAACAGCAATGCCTACAAAGTCGTCAGTACCACGGAGGTAGTCCCAGCTCTAGATGACCTAAACTCTCATGTTACCTGCAGTGTATACCACCGGAGCTTGCATTACCCTCTTCATGGGAAGGCTGATTTGTCTGAGACCATAATAG TTCCACCCAAGGTGTCCATTCTTCAGCACCCTGCCTCAAATAACAAGATGAATGTCACCTGCCAGGCAGAGAAGTTCTATCCCCAGGACATGCAACTGACATGGCTGAAGGATGGAAGTGTCTCCCAGAGAGATGAGACCCTGACCCCCACCAAGGGCAAAGATGGACTGTACAGCATACAGAGCTCCATCCTGGTGGAAAACAGTGACCATGAGGAGGACACTATGCTCACCTGCCAGGTGGAACAAGACGGATGGCAGAAGATCACCGTAAAAATGACATTTTGGGCCTCTGCTCACCTGGATAGGTCTCAGTTGTAG